The Prochlorococcus marinus XMU1408 region ATTTGATTGCCTCCCTGAATTACCACTTTAATCACCTCTGCCTATAGAATCAACAATAGCTCGTGATGGCATTAACAATGGATTGTATTAATGTTTTTTATCAACCTAACGATTTAATTCTAAAATTAAGTATATATGATGACTTTTTATTGAAAGTTAAAAAATAAACAATTTAATTTCATAATTATTGAATATTAAATGAACAAGTTGATGTCAAAAAATTCAAATATACCAAAACAAGATAAACCTTTAACAATTTTTATAACAGGTGGTTCATCAGGTATTGGTTATCAAGCTGTCATAAAATTAATTTCCCTTGGATATAATATAATTTTACCATGTAAAAATATATTACGAGCTAATGAAGTATTGACTAATATATTCAATCAGTTGCCACATTCTCTATCTAAAAAAGGGGATATTGCTACACCTATAATGGATCTTTCTGACTTGAAAAGTGTTGATTCACTTTGCAATGAACTTAAGAAAAAAAGATTAAAGATTGATATTTTAATTTTGAATGCTGGTCTTCAGTATACTGGATCAAAAAGACCTAGAAGGTCGATTCAGGATATAGAATTAACTTTTGCAGTTAATCATTTAGCACATTTTTATTTAACACAAAATCTCTTACCATTGATAAATATTAGTAATGATTCTAAAATAATTATCACTTCTTCAGAAGTTCATAATCCTAGTAGCTCTGGAGGTAAAGTCGGACTTAAGGCTAGCTTGGGAGACTTAAATGGATTAGCTTCTGGTTCAGGATTTGATATGATTGATGGTTCTAAATTTAATGCTGATAAAGCATATAAAGATAGTAAACTGTGTAATATTTTATTTGCTAAAGAA contains the following coding sequences:
- a CDS encoding SDR family NAD(P)-dependent oxidoreductase yields the protein MSKNSNIPKQDKPLTIFITGGSSGIGYQAVIKLISLGYNIILPCKNILRANEVLTNIFNQLPHSLSKKGDIATPIMDLSDLKSVDSLCNELKKKRLKIDILILNAGLQYTGSKRPRRSIQDIELTFAVNHLAHFYLTQNLLPLINISNDSKIIITSSEVHNPSSSGGKVGLKASLGDLNGLASGSGFDMIDGSKFNADKAYKDSKLCNILFAKELSNRLNKKKLPIKVIAWAPGLVISRDRQGFFRYSRKYNQIGQVLFATLARDLLRITTSNEKAGMLLTSLVCSDEYDRSDFNYYSNKIISPGKFIFEKTNISEEAQIEGLSNKLWYLSKSLIYDKI